The following proteins come from a genomic window of Arsenicicoccus dermatophilus:
- a CDS encoding recombinase family protein — MRRAGRVVGYARVSSRGQDVRAQVRELRAAGVHDVVTETTSGAGRRPALDALVADLEAGELVSSPSTG; from the coding sequence GTGCGGCGGGCCGGCCGCGTCGTCGGATACGCCCGGGTCTCGAGCCGGGGTCAGGACGTACGCGCCCAGGTGCGCGAGTTGCGCGCCGCCGGCGTCCATGACGTCGTCACCGAGACGACCTCCGGCGCGGGCCGGCGGCCGGCCCTGGACGCTCTGGTTGCCGACCTCGAAGCTGGAGAGCTCGTGTCGTCTCCGTCGACCGGTTAA
- a CDS encoding GntR family transcriptional regulator → MPPEVTRDRPPYLQIADAIEADILSGRLAEGASVPSVRQVAADWSVAMATATKAHGELRQRGLIQAIPGVGTVVASKGASVGHGAQGRSRHVRGTGHIYRDGEVAEIVAAGLVPAAKDVADALGLVSGAPVVRRERITRRQGDPVAWSVSWLPGELASVAPELVVPERVLVGTFALAAERTGRAVSGGREDVCAAPADEESSVRLGVQRGEAVLISHNWYFDEAGTVIEYGESVRRAGRWSTSSFSMA, encoded by the coding sequence ATGCCACCGGAGGTGACTCGGGACCGCCCTCCGTATCTGCAGATCGCCGACGCTATCGAGGCGGATATCCTCTCTGGTCGACTTGCCGAGGGGGCTTCTGTTCCTTCGGTGCGACAGGTGGCCGCGGACTGGTCCGTGGCCATGGCTACCGCCACCAAGGCGCACGGCGAGTTGCGGCAGCGTGGGCTGATTCAGGCAATACCTGGCGTCGGCACTGTCGTTGCCAGCAAGGGGGCCTCCGTGGGTCATGGCGCGCAAGGGCGAAGCCGTCATGTCCGTGGAACAGGCCACATCTACCGTGATGGCGAGGTGGCCGAGATCGTCGCGGCAGGGCTCGTGCCTGCAGCGAAGGACGTAGCCGACGCGCTTGGGTTGGTGAGTGGCGCACCCGTGGTTCGACGTGAGCGAATCACGCGCCGCCAAGGTGACCCTGTCGCCTGGTCGGTGTCGTGGCTTCCCGGCGAGCTGGCATCTGTGGCGCCAGAGTTGGTGGTGCCTGAGCGAGTGCTTGTCGGCACGTTCGCGCTGGCTGCTGAGCGGACGGGACGTGCGGTTTCTGGCGGCCGTGAAGATGTATGTGCTGCGCCTGCTGATGAGGAGAGCTCGGTTCGCCTAGGGGTGCAGCGCGGGGAGGCTGTCCTCATCTCGCACAACTGGTACTTCGACGAAGCCGGAACCGTCATCGAGTACGGCGAGAGCGTCCGTCGTGCCGGTCGCTGGTCGACCAGTTCGTTCAGCATGGCATGA
- a CDS encoding IS110 family transposase: MSEDIGYDIWCGLDVGKQDHHACALDCAGNKVFDKALPQDQARLEELFTTLTARGRVLVIVDQPNTIGALPIAVARSMGIAVAYLPGLAMRRIADLHPGNAKTDARDAFIIADAARTMPHTLRRVDVGEEALAELKVLVGFDDDLAAEATRLSNRIRGLLTQFHPALERVLGPKIATKAGLAVLEHLGGPQGITRAGRARLARVITKANPRGAGELTDAIMAALSEQTVVVAGTTAGEQVLPHLAATLRTTLAQRADLATQVEKVLDAHPLAEVLTSMPGVGVRTAARILLDVGDSSAFPTAGHLAAYAGLAPVTRRSGTSIRREHPSRSGNKHLKRALFLSAFAALRFDPVSRAYYDRKRAQGKKHNAALICLARRRCDVLHAMLRNHETYRAPAPAPTPLTA, encoded by the coding sequence ATGAGCGAGGACATCGGCTACGACATCTGGTGCGGGCTGGACGTTGGCAAGCAAGACCACCACGCCTGCGCCCTGGACTGCGCGGGCAACAAGGTCTTCGACAAGGCCCTACCCCAGGACCAGGCACGGCTGGAAGAACTCTTCACGACCTTGACCGCCCGGGGTCGGGTCCTGGTGATCGTTGACCAGCCCAACACCATCGGCGCCCTGCCGATCGCAGTGGCCCGCTCGATGGGGATCGCGGTCGCGTACCTGCCTGGGCTGGCGATGCGCCGCATCGCCGACCTGCACCCGGGCAACGCCAAGACCGACGCCCGCGATGCGTTCATCATCGCCGACGCTGCCCGCACCATGCCCCACACCCTGCGCCGCGTGGACGTCGGCGAAGAGGCCCTGGCCGAGCTGAAGGTCCTGGTCGGCTTCGACGACGACCTCGCCGCCGAAGCCACCCGCCTCAGCAACCGGATCCGTGGCCTGCTCACCCAGTTCCACCCCGCCCTCGAACGAGTCCTCGGACCCAAGATCGCCACCAAGGCCGGCCTGGCCGTCCTGGAACACCTCGGCGGCCCGCAAGGCATCACCCGCGCCGGGCGCGCACGCCTGGCACGCGTCATCACCAAGGCCAACCCCCGTGGCGCGGGCGAGCTCACCGACGCGATCATGGCGGCCCTGTCCGAGCAGACCGTGGTCGTGGCCGGCACCACCGCCGGTGAGCAGGTCCTGCCACACCTGGCCGCGACGCTGCGCACAACCCTGGCCCAACGAGCCGATCTGGCCACCCAGGTCGAGAAAGTCCTCGATGCCCACCCTCTTGCCGAGGTCCTGACCTCGATGCCCGGCGTCGGAGTCAGGACAGCAGCCCGGATCCTGCTCGACGTCGGTGACAGCTCGGCCTTCCCCACCGCCGGACACCTCGCCGCGTACGCCGGCCTGGCCCCCGTCACGCGACGCTCCGGCACCAGCATCCGCAGGGAGCACCCCTCCAGGTCAGGCAACAAGCACCTCAAGAGAGCCTTGTTCCTATCCGCGTTTGCGGCCCTGCGCTTCGACCCCGTCAGCCGCGCCTACTACGACCGCAAACGCGCCCAAGGCAAGAAGCACAACGCCGCACTCATCTGCCTCGCCCGACGACGCTGCGACGTCCTGCACGCCATGCTCCGCAACCACGAGACCTACCGCGCCCCAGCGCCCGCACCCACGCCCCTCACCGCTTGA
- a CDS encoding recombinase family protein: protein MTALVDDLTARGVGLRATRQQINTTDPVADRITLYVLVVLAEAERALIVERTRAVLAAARAAGRRGGRPTVMTPDRLRIACQLVADGESIAAAARVIGVSRPTLSRHLRM, encoded by the coding sequence CTGACCGCCCTCGTCGACGACCTGACCGCCCGCGGTGTCGGACTGCGCGCCACCCGTCAACAGATCAACACCACCGACCCCGTCGCCGACCGGATCACCCTGTACGTCCTCGTGGTCCTGGCCGAGGCTGAGAGGGCTCTCATCGTCGAGCGCACCCGAGCCGTCCTGGCGGCAGCCCGCGCCGCCGGCCGCCGAGGCGGCCGCCCTACCGTCATGACCCCTGACCGGCTACGCATCGCCTGTCAGCTCGTAGCTGATGGAGAGTCCATCGCTGCCGCCGCCCGCGTCATCGGCGTGAGCCGTCCGACGTTAAGCCGTCATCTCCGCATGTAG
- a CDS encoding phosphoribosylaminoimidazolesuccinocarboxamide synthase, whose protein sequence is MKLLHSGKVRDVYEDGEDLVLVASDRVSVYDVILPTPVPDKGAILTQLSLWWFQQLQDLVPNHVISEDVPDEWAGRAIRCRRLEIIPVECIARGYLAGLGLESYRATGEVSGIRLPAGLDEGSRLSAPVFTPSTKAAQGEHDEHMTRDDVVALIGPDTTDELERLTLAIYGRGADIARDRGVIVADTKLEFGRSPDGGLVLADEVLTPDSSRFWALDQWQPGRPQHAYDKQYVRDWSSTLTGWDRTAPGPAIPDEVVRETRARYVDIYERITGEKWS, encoded by the coding sequence GTGAAGCTCTTGCACTCAGGGAAGGTCCGTGACGTCTACGAGGACGGCGAGGATCTAGTTCTCGTGGCCTCTGACAGGGTCAGCGTCTACGACGTCATCTTGCCTACGCCCGTGCCCGACAAGGGCGCCATCTTGACCCAGCTCAGCCTGTGGTGGTTCCAGCAGCTCCAAGACCTGGTGCCCAATCACGTCATCTCGGAGGACGTGCCAGACGAGTGGGCGGGGCGCGCGATTCGGTGTCGACGTCTCGAGATCATCCCAGTTGAGTGCATCGCTCGTGGGTATCTAGCGGGTCTAGGGCTGGAGTCCTATCGAGCGACTGGCGAGGTATCAGGCATCCGCCTTCCTGCTGGTCTCGATGAGGGATCACGTCTGTCTGCCCCAGTGTTCACACCATCCACCAAGGCAGCGCAAGGGGAGCATGACGAGCACATGACCCGCGACGACGTGGTGGCGCTTATCGGCCCGGACACGACTGACGAGTTGGAGCGCCTTACGCTCGCTATCTATGGACGAGGCGCCGACATTGCCCGCGATCGGGGAGTCATCGTCGCGGACACCAAGCTCGAGTTCGGGCGCTCACCTGACGGCGGCCTGGTGCTGGCTGATGAGGTGCTGACACCTGACTCATCGCGGTTCTGGGCGCTAGACCAGTGGCAACCTGGACGGCCCCAGCACGCCTATGACAAGCAGTACGTGCGGGACTGGTCGTCCACCCTCACCGGATGGGACCGCACCGCTCCTGGCCCTGCTATCCCGGACGAGGTGGTGCGCGAGACGCGCGCCCGCTACGTCGACATCTACGAGCGCATCACTGGCGAGAAGTGGAGCTGA